The following DNA comes from Methanobrevibacter sp. TMH8.
CTATTAGATAAAGGAAAAATATTAGCTATTAAAGGAATCGGTGGAACACATTTAGTAGCTAAAGTCACAGATGATGAACCAATTAAAACTCTGAGAAAACGTTTAAATAGGCTTAATCAACCCTTTGCAGTTATGTCTCCAGATTTAGATACTGTAAAAACCTTTGCAGAAGTATCTTTAAAAGAATCTAAATCCCTCTTATCAAAAGAAAGACCAATAGTAGTACTAAAAAAGAATGAAGAATATGATTTTGCTGAATCTTTAGCTCCAAAACTTCATAATATTGGAGTTATGCTCCCTTATTCTCCTTTACACTATCTTCTATTTAATTACACAGATGAAATAGCTTATATTATGACTTCAGCTAATATTCCTGGGGAACCTATGATGATTAAAAACAAGGATATTTTATCTAGCCTCTATGGAATAGCTGATTATTACCTTCTCCACAATAGAAAAATCATTAACAGATGTGATGATTCTGTAATTAGATATAGAAACAATGAATTATCATTTATAAGAAGATCACGCGGCTATGCCCCTGAACCATATGATTTAAAAAATTTAATCCAATCCAATAAAATTAATAAAGATTTAAATGTATTAGCTCTTGGACCTGAACTTGATGTGACATTCACCCTCCAAAAACAAGGATTGGCTTATGTTTCTCAACATATAGGAAATACAAACAAATATAAAACCTATGAATTTCTTCAAGAAGCTATTCAAAACATGATGAAAATTACAAGAACAAATAATTTTGATTTAATAGCTTGTGATATGCATCCACAATTTTTTACAAGTCGTTTAGCTAATGAAATGGGAGAAAAATTTGACTGTGATGTTATTCCTGTTCAACATCATCATGCTCATGGAGCAGTTTTAGCTATTGATAACTCTCTTGATGAACTTATTTTTATAGCTGCTGATGGAGTCGGATATGGTGAAGATGGAAGTGCATGGGGCGGAGAGATAATTTATACTGATATAACTAATTATAAAAGATTAGCTTCCCTCAAACCTCAGAAAATGCCAGGTGGAGATATTTCTACTAAATATCCTGCTAGAATGTTGGCTTCTATTCTTTATAATAGTAAAAGATATAATGAAAACAATGATGAATTAGAAAGATTACTTAATGAAAATTACTCTCATTACTTCCAACATGGAGATATGGAAATAAAAAGTGTTTTAAAACAAATAAAAACAAATTTAAATGTCGGAATATCAACTAGTGCCGGGCGTATACTTGATTCAATAGCTGTTGCCCTCAATATTTGTGGTGAGCGAACTTATGAAGGAGAATGTTCAATGAAGTTAGAATCCTTTGCTTATGGTGCTAAAGGAAATATATCCATTAAACCAGTGTTTAAAAAAGTTGATAAAAGACCTGTTCTAGACACAAATACTCTTCTATCAGATATCATAGAATTAATAGCTAAAGGTGAAAATAAAAATGAAATAGCTGCAGCTGCACAAATAGCTGTAAGTGAAGGATTGGCTAAACTAGCTATTGATGGAGCAAATGATATGGGAATAGATGTTATTGGAGCCACTGGTGGTGTATTTTATAATGAAGCTATTACATTAGCTACTAAAAATTATATTGAAAAAGAAGGATTTGAATTTATTCAACATAAGAATTCTTGTGCTGGAGATGGTTCTATATCTCTTGGACAAGCCACTATTGCTTCTTCTAAAATGAAATAAGTCAATTTTTACATATATTAACTTAAATATTTTTACTAATTTTTTACAGATATAATCCAATATCCAATATAATCTAATATATTTAATACTAATTTTTTACTGGTACAATCCAACAAATATAATCTAATATATTTAATACTAATTTTTATATAATTAAATTACTTAATTATTGATAAAATTAATAATATTATAAAGACATATTAATAATTAAAAACTAAAGAATAAGTCAAAAAATGAAGAAAAAAAATAAAAAGAAAAAACCCAAGAAGAAAAAATAAGAATACTAAAAATACTGAAATAAGAATAAAAATAATAATTATGTCAAATTATAAACACCTATACTGGATAATTTTTGTTGCAACAAATGGAGGATTAATATTTGGTTTAAATATATCTGGAATTTCAGGAGCAGTTAATTCTATTCAAAGCTTTTTTAATCTAAATGATTACACACTAGGAATTGTTGTAAGTTCACTTATTATAGGATGTTTTATTGGTGCTTCATTTACTGGATTTTTTATTGAAAAATATGGGAGAAAAAAGGTTCTAATTATTACATCAATTTTATTTGCAGTATCATCATTAGGTAGTGTATTTGCCCAAGATTATTTATCATTAATATTTTTCCGTTTAATTGGAGGAATAGGTGTAGGAATTATTTCTGTATTAGGACCTACATATATTTCAGAGATTTCCCCTCCAAAAAAGAGAGGAATGCTTGTTTCATGCCATCAATTTGCTATTGTGACTGGAATCCTATTAGCTTATATTTTTAACTATTTTTTTATAGATATAACTAATGGTTGGAGATATATGTTAGGAGTTCCATTTATTTTTAGTATTATTTTCCTTATTCTCATAATAACTTCACTTCCTGAAAGTCCACGTTGGTTGATATCCAAAGGAAGACAATCAGAAGCATATGATGTTTTAAAAGAATCACATGGTTTGGAAATGGCTAAAATCGAGATTATAGACATTAAAAATTCTTTAAGTTCAAAAGCTAAAAAAATAACTTTTAAAGATATGTTTAAAGGAAAAATTAGAAAAATAGTCTTCTTAGGTGTGACATTAGCTATTTTCCAACAAATAGTTGGAATCAATGCAATAATAAATTATGCACCAATAATTTTTGAAAAAACCGGAGTAGGGGGCAATCTTGCACTATTACAGTCAGTTATCTTAGGAGCTGTGAATTTTTTAGCTACTATCATTGCCCTCATGTTTATTGATTCCAAAGGTAGAAAATCTTTGCTTATTTGGGGTGCAATAGGAATGACAGTAACACTAACTTATGTTAGCTATGGATTTACATTTAATGTCAGCAATATAGGAATTTTAATAGCTATTTTAATATATATTGCCTTTTTTGCAGCTTCATTTGCACCAGGCCTAGGAGTCATTACATCAGAAATATTTTCAAATTATTTTAGAGGATTAGCTATGTCTATTACTTCAGCTGTTAGCTGGGTATTCACATTTTTTATTTTACAATTTTCCCCATATATTTTGAATCAATTTGGAGGAACTTTATTATTTGGAATTTTCGCTTTTTGTAGCTTTTTATCATTAATTTTTGTTAAAACATCGATACCCAGAAACAAAAGGAAAATCATTAGAAGAAATAGAGAAAGAATTAACAAATTAAAGATTTTTGATAGTATAAAAACTTTGAAACTAATAAAACTATAAAATTGATAAAAAATATAAACTAATTAGAGTTATAAAACTAATAAAAACTTTAAAACTATAAAATTGATAAAAAATATAAACTAATTAGAGTTATAAAACTAATAAAAACTTTAAAACTATAAAATTGATA
Coding sequences within:
- the hypF gene encoding carbamoyltransferase HypF, yielding MKIGKILVQGIVQGVGFRPTVYRIANTLNLRGYVRNLGNVVEIILFENEKKVNEFITTLKEKKPPISKINSIELIWIDESEYESDYKSEYPPLKKNTFKILESSDKFSGASVIPPDLAICDSCLEEINDPNNRRYNYPFTACTDCGPRFTVIEDVPYDRDKTTMDDFPLCEDCNEEYTDPLDRRYHGEAICCEICGPSLKLYNHEEKEVKCQDPLKEAVTLLDKGKILAIKGIGGTHLVAKVTDDEPIKTLRKRLNRLNQPFAVMSPDLDTVKTFAEVSLKESKSLLSKERPIVVLKKNEEYDFAESLAPKLHNIGVMLPYSPLHYLLFNYTDEIAYIMTSANIPGEPMMIKNKDILSSLYGIADYYLLHNRKIINRCDDSVIRYRNNELSFIRRSRGYAPEPYDLKNLIQSNKINKDLNVLALGPELDVTFTLQKQGLAYVSQHIGNTNKYKTYEFLQEAIQNMMKITRTNNFDLIACDMHPQFFTSRLANEMGEKFDCDVIPVQHHHAHGAVLAIDNSLDELIFIAADGVGYGEDGSAWGGEIIYTDITNYKRLASLKPQKMPGGDISTKYPARMLASILYNSKRYNENNDELERLLNENYSHYFQHGDMEIKSVLKQIKTNLNVGISTSAGRILDSIAVALNICGERTYEGECSMKLESFAYGAKGNISIKPVFKKVDKRPVLDTNTLLSDIIELIAKGENKNEIAAAAQIAVSEGLAKLAIDGANDMGIDVIGATGGVFYNEAITLATKNYIEKEGFEFIQHKNSCAGDGSISLGQATIASSKMK
- a CDS encoding sugar porter family MFS transporter codes for the protein MKRKNPRRKNKNTKNTEIRIKIIIMSNYKHLYWIIFVATNGGLIFGLNISGISGAVNSIQSFFNLNDYTLGIVVSSLIIGCFIGASFTGFFIEKYGRKKVLIITSILFAVSSLGSVFAQDYLSLIFFRLIGGIGVGIISVLGPTYISEISPPKKRGMLVSCHQFAIVTGILLAYIFNYFFIDITNGWRYMLGVPFIFSIIFLILIITSLPESPRWLISKGRQSEAYDVLKESHGLEMAKIEIIDIKNSLSSKAKKITFKDMFKGKIRKIVFLGVTLAIFQQIVGINAIINYAPIIFEKTGVGGNLALLQSVILGAVNFLATIIALMFIDSKGRKSLLIWGAIGMTVTLTYVSYGFTFNVSNIGILIAILIYIAFFAASFAPGLGVITSEIFSNYFRGLAMSITSAVSWVFTFFILQFSPYILNQFGGTLLFGIFAFCSFLSLIFVKTSIPRNKRKIIRRNRERINKLKIFDSIKTLKLIKL